The Tenrec ecaudatus isolate mTenEca1 chromosome 12, mTenEca1.hap1, whole genome shotgun sequence genomic interval CCCACACCCTTCCAGTCCACCTCTAATGCTCCCGCCCTGCTGCCCTGCTCACCGGCCCTATGCTGCACAGGGAGGGTGCCCCTTGGGATGGCCAGCTGCTCTTTTTATCCTCATTCTTGGAAGGTGTGGATGCCATCCCGCTGAGAATAAATGGAGCCTGTTTAGACTGagaacacccccttccctccccagcctCATCCCGACACCATTCCACCCAGCTCCCCCCAGGTTTAAACGACTATAGAGGAACCAGCCCGCTGTCTCAGCGCCCCCACTGTCTCCGATTCTTTGGGGGGAGGGCGGAGAGCTGGTGGGCACAACAATTCGCCTCCCCATttcaccccttccctccctcccaagccAAGGCAGTCGACTTGCCGCCCCGGACCTGGCAGATCGATTGAAATCTTGGCAATTGCGCAGCAAGGGAGCTGGGGGGCTGTAAGGGGTCCCTGCGGCAGCTGTTCCTAGCGGGCTTGATGGCGGGGAGAGGGAAGACAGGGAcgcggaggtggggagggaggctggAAGGACAGGGACCCCGGGTAGTGTCTGCGAACGTTCGGCAGCCCGGTTGCCAGGAAACGTATTAAGGGTTCTAGAACCAAAGGTGGGGATAATTTTCCCAGCATGCCCCGTTGCTTCCTCCGGCCTCCGCTCCACCGCGCTTGGGGTCCCTCCTTGGGGACGGCGACCCCAGCGCCAGAGCCTGGGGAAGATGGGAAACATCACACACGGGAGCCTCGGGCGTAATCCTCCAACCACTAGGGGCGCCCGAGAAGCCGCCCTGCCCTAGGCCGCTCTCCAAACTCTCTAGCCGTCATTTCGTAGTCCGCGGCTGGTGAGAGCAAACCAGGCCAGAGCCAGGGGGCAGGGAAGagccacccaaaaaaaaaaaaagaggactgtaCCAAATAGCCTTGTCTCTCGGGGATGTCAAGACTTAAGAGGACGGAGTCTTTTCTCTTTATCTTTATTTCCAGGAAGTCATGGTCTCcgcatttaaaaaagaaacccagATCTTTGAATATGTCCGTCTTTTGCCTTCGCATCTTCAGTTCCTTCTTTTGCTCGGTATCCATGGttctccgctccccctccccctggacTTTGGTCTGCGCCGATCAAAAGGGGCGGagcggagggggagggaaggggaaggaagcgAGCCCGTCTTAAAGGGACCGTAGCCATTCTTCAGCTTTTCTTGTTTCAATTTGGCAGCTACAAGTTCGGGAGGGTAGGTTCCCGGAAGCGGAGTGCAGCTGGAGCCGCTAGGGCGGCCGCTGGGCGCCGGGGCGCCTGCCCGCGGTTCCCTATCGGAAGGGTGGGGTGTGCACGCCCTCTGCGCCCAGCACACACGGGGCCGGCCCAggcgctggccggcggcgagcTTTCCCCTTGGGCGCTGGGCCTGGGCAGCGGGGTGCGTGCGCTGAGCCGGACGGTGAGGTCGCGCTGCGGGGCTGGAGCGGCTCGCCACCTGCAGAACGGGCCCGGGACGGCCGGGGAGCCGCCGCGATGGCGGGCGAGAACATCTTCCTGTTCGTGCCTAACCTCATCGGTGAGTGCGGCGCGCGGCCCTGGGGCGGCCGCGAGGGCGACTGGTCCGGGCCAGGGCTCTGATGCCCCTGCGCCGGTCTCCCCGTCTCCGCTCCAAGGTTATGCCCGGATCGTCTTCGCCatcatttctttctacttcatgCCCTGCTGCCCGCTCACGGCCTCGTCCTTCTACCTGCTCAGCGGACTTCTGGACGCTTTCGACGGACACGCCGCGCGAGCGCTTAATCAAGGTGATCGGGAGCCTTGGGCCCccaaggggcgggggcggggtggaCCTGGAGCCTGAAGGGGACCTGTCACTGCATGGCCCGGCGATGTAAGGAAGCGATTTGAGCTGGTTCTTGAGAGGGACTTACTGGTTGTGATGTCAGATGGCAGGGCTGGATGGCGGTGGGCAGTGCTGAAGGCCCCATCCGATGAGCCTCCAACAAGTGTTTTCTGAGGACCTGCTGTGTGCCAGACACCAGccatggcgatgcctggaggcatGCTCAGAGGAAGGATGGGGCTGCAAAACATGATTTCTGGAGGGctgactgattttttaaaatgtgttctccAGACTCACCTCCAAGACTTTGCTTGGGACTTAAGTCTCTGTTTCCCCCTAGGCTCTGGGACTGATGGATTGTAGAAATAGCTCTTCCACCCCCATCCTGCCTCCCGCAccgctcccttcccactccctgccccttCTCTGCCCGGAATTGGTGACACTTGCCTCTTGACCTCTCACCCAGCCCCTATCAGCCTGCTGTCTTCCCCAGGCAGGGCAGAGTGGTCATTTTCAATCTACCGAACTCTAGCATCAGAGTGAAACACCCCTTTGTCGTGAGCACACTGAccctcaaccccagccccttCCCACCTAATGGTCGTGATATTTCAGGGACCCGATTTGGGGCCATGCTGGACATGCTGACGGATCGGTGCTCCACCATGTGTCTGctggtcaacctggccctgcTGTACCCCCGGGCAACCCTTCTCTTTCAGCTCAGCATGAGCTTGGATGTGGCCAGCCACTGGCTGCACCTCCACAGGTCTGCTGCCATTCCAGGGTACCTGGGGTTGGGAGCACTTGAAGAAGGCAGTGTAGTGGGATGGTGGGAGGAGTGAGactgaggcaggggtgggggtgtgggaaaCGCAGGTCTTCGGGGTTGGCCACAgccttcttgggaagtgtttcattTTAAGCCTCGGTTGAAGGACCCAGGCCAAGGCCTGTCCTTTTCAGAATTCACTTCGGCCCTGTTCACAGTTAAATGAAGCCATGCCTCAGGCCCTCTGGCTGGGTATTCCAGAAATCCCGGTAGGTAGTCACTTCTGGGAAAGAGTCGGGAGCTTTCGATTGTGGCTTTTGAACCGTGGCTGCCCCTAAGTTGGTAATCGTGTGGCTTTGGACAAGATACTGGTCATGTGTACAGCAGCCTGGATGTTCGTGGTAACATGAACTCCTGGCACGGCTGCCCCGCTTCCTCCCCAGCTCTGTGGTCCGAGGCAGTGAGAGTCACAAAATGATTGACCTGTCAGGGAATCCAGTGCTTCGGATCTACTACACCTCCAGGGTGAGCATCTCCACCCCTCCCTTCATTGGCCCAGCTTTTGCCAAGTCCTGGGCATGCCCTGTTCCCCGGTAGAGCAGAGAGAGACAGGCCTCCTCGTCTCCCTGGGAAGGAGAGGCCTGAAAGAgaagggtgggtgggaagggatgGTGAGTGGTCCCCAGCATCTAGTAGAAGAGGAGCCTGTGGCTCCCTGCTACCTTCCCACCTGTGGGTTTGGGCTCCCGAATGCATTGTCAGCTGGGGGAAGGGAGGCCCACTGCCCCACGCTCTGCCTAAGCAGCCTTCCTGCTGTTTTTGCAGCCTGCTCTGTTCATCCTGTGTGCCGGTAATGAGCTCTTCTACTGCCTCCTCTACCTGTTCCATTTCTCCGAGGGACCTCCAGGTAGGAACAAAGGGGCAAGAGGGGTGGGCGGTGGAGGGATTGTGGCCTGCCCAGGGAGGTGACGGTTGGAGACTCCTGGGCCCATGCCTGGATCTCATCCCCTTGTCTCCCCCCTGCCCTCTTCAACAGTTGGCTCCGTGGGTCTTTTCCGGATGGGCCTCTGGGTCACCGCCCCCATCGCCTTGCTCAAGTCCGTCATCAGTGTCATCCACCTGGTTACAGCCGCCCGCAACATGGCTGCCCTGGATGCGGCAGACCGGGCCAAGAAGAAGTGACCCTGgcacctccacccccaacccccccagtGCCCTGGGAGGTCTCACTGTGCCACACGGCTCCCCGTCCCCTCATAGGAGGTCCCACTCTCACGCCTACCTACTGTGTCATCCGACCCGCTGGGATGGGAACCCGCCTCTCTCCGGTGAGGTCACACTCTCTCAGCCCTGCAAGCCCCAGGGGCCCAGCGCATGGACTCCACAATCAAGGAAGGATGCTGACGAGGCCACACGGTGTGGGTGATGATGCTCCTGGGGCCCCCAGGAGGTCTGTCGAGGACGGTATTGTCACACCTGCTGGCTGGACCCCGgggtctggc includes:
- the CDIPT gene encoding CDP-diacylglycerol--inositol 3-phosphatidyltransferase, whose translation is MAGENIFLFVPNLIGYARIVFAIISFYFMPCCPLTASSFYLLSGLLDAFDGHAARALNQGTRFGAMLDMLTDRCSTMCLLVNLALLYPRATLLFQLSMSLDVASHWLHLHSSVVRGSESHKMIDLSGNPVLRIYYTSRPALFILCAGNELFYCLLYLFHFSEGPPVGSVGLFRMGLWVTAPIALLKSVISVIHLVTAARNMAALDAADRAKKK